The sequence TTTCTTACAAGAAATACAAGTGCTTGGGATGTAGTTGATGGGAAGCTCAGTATTTCTTTTCTTAACTCCAACCAGAAAAGTGGCCCATTTGTTTGGGGACTAAGAAGGGAAACAGAGTTTCCTTAATagtgaaataaatttaaaactacCTCATGCTTCACTGGAGATGAAGGAGTCCAGGCAAGAATGGGTGCCAGAGGGAGGATTACAAAAGTTTTTGCTGTAATTAAGGGagcagtggtggcacagtggttaaaagcaacagtgagttatggctgctaaccaaaaagtcagcagttcataatccaccaaccactccctggaaactctacggggcacttctGCTCAGTTCagtaggttcgctgtgagtcagaatcaactcgacagcaatcagTTGACTGGTTTGCTTAATCAGAGCTGGTTCCAGTAGGATTGTTCTTTGTGGGGAAGTGGAAATTAAGCCAAGGTTAGACCTCAATCCTAGAAGGTGTTGGAAAAAATTCCCAGAAAGAACTTTCCTATAGAAATCCTTCCATACAactcccctgttgttgttgtgtgccctagaGTAGGTTCCTACTCAGAGAAACTCTATATGGcagagaatagaactgttccacagggtttcccaggctgtaatctttagggtagcagatctccaggtcttttctcatgtGTAGCatacaggtgggttcaaactgctaagctttcagttagcagctgaatatttaaccactgtgtcaccagggctcctcaaaactTTCCTACTAGCTGCCATACAGCACCTGTGTGAGCGAGTTCAGGGATAGTAATATGGCTGTCTCTATAGATGTCTCTTGCTATATAAGGGCTCCCTTATATAAAGCTAAAGGTGGACTTTCCTTAACTTTACTCATTTGTCCTATTTTGTTCCTCAGATACTCTTAAGAATAAGCTGTCTCTCTACTTCTTGAAAATTAGATTCTTCCTGTCGCATTGAGACTTGTTTAAGCTATTTATGCAACTATTCCTCAGGGTTAGGGTCCGTGAATGAGAACAACAGATATAGCTTGTGCATATGGATTTGAAGTCAAAGAAACATGGATTTAAATGTTGGCTCTTGGATctatcaatttttaatttttgtggccTTATGCATTTTATTGAGTGTTCCTGGGTTTtgatttcctcatgtataaaatgaggaaaataacatATACCCAGAATGTCACTGTAAACTTCAGTACATAAATCAATCCCCAATGAAATATTAGGTTAACGAGTGGAGACaattttgcctgttttgttcactatTTTATCCTAGAAACTGGAATGGTTCCCAGCACAGGAAAAACCATTAAGAAATACCTGTTAAGTAaataatatattataatatataacaTGCATTGATTACTTAATAGATGGCAGGCATCACTTGAGGGAATTACTTCACATTTAACCATTCTAGCACCTCTAGGTGATATGCAGTATTGTTACTCCCCACTTGAAAGGTGACGAAAATTGTACCAAGAAAGTTTGATACTTGCACAAGCTCATCCAGCTACGTTAGCATTAGAAACAAGATTTAACCCATAAAGTCAGACTTCCCGATAAAACTCTGCTACTATATTTTCAGAGAGAAGGCACTTAgtcatctagttttccttcttttgaataaaataaggaaagtttacaaatagctTACCCAGTAGCAGAATATATTTGCATCCTTGAGGACCATCTGGGAGGAAGGGTGTGAAGAGAAATATTTTACTGAGGAGGTGGAGGAAAAACTAGTTTTGAGTTTGTTTCTAATTTAATGAGTGTGAATTGATCCTTCAGTTATGTGGTATCACTCTTTGGCCATCCTGAGAGTTTTCTGTAGTGGATGGCCAGATTTAGTTTTATAAGTCAGCTGGGCAGAACCAAGAATTCCTACACCTCATGATATCCTCAAATTCTGGTCCCTTCCTTCCAGTTTTGTAGTTTGAGTACCCTCTGGGACCTTAGGAGGAGCAGAACATTAGAAATGTCAGTCCATAGAAACCTGTTGTCTGTGTAGAAGTCAAAAAGCTTAGTTACCTAGAGTTGGAAGGAGGCTTGGAGGGATTAGCAGGATGAGATTTCCCTGAAATTCCTTCTGGAATTAAAGgacttatacatttttttttctctaaaaaaattagaacatatTTTAACCTTAAAGGAGTCCTAGTGACTAGCATTTACATTCTAAAGTTGACTTGTACATTCTCTCAGTCTGATTAGCATCTTCAAATATCATACTAGATTTCCCACCTGAAAGTACACAATAGGACTTGAGTGAGAGCATTGCCGAGCAGCTCCATTTGAAATTACACAAACTACCCAAGAGAAGTTTGGTGTCATGGGATGCTTTATATTGAAACAGGGTGTGATAGTAATAGCAATAGCAAACAACCACAGCAATAATTTCTAATATTTATCAAGTATTCAGTGAATGCTATGCACAGTTCTAGAACTTTATATAATTACCTTATGAATAATTTGGACAACTTACTGAGGTTCACACAATTATTATCCTCACTTTAGATTGAGGAAGCTGAGGTATAAGAGGTTAAATGTCTTGCCAATTTCACAAACTAGGTAAGAAGCGGTGGCATATGCAGCTAGCAATCTGACTCCAATGACTTAGCCACTGCTCCTCATTTCAAAAGTCTTATGAGATGCACTTTCTCATAGATGGTTTCCAAGCTTTCTACTTATCTTTGAATAATTTTCCTGTCTAGAGATCCACCACTTTTAAAGAATGTAATATGCTCTCCTCCTGTCTGCTATTATGTCTGGGGCCAACAGCTCCAGCCTGACCCCAGGGTTTTTTATCTTGAATGGTGTCCCTGGACTGGAAGCTGCACACATCTGGATCTCCCTGCCATTTTGCTTCATGTACATCATCGCTGTGGTGGGGAACTGTGGGCTCATCTACCTCATCAGCCATGAGGAGGCTCTGCACAGGCCCATGTACTATTTCCTAGCCCTGCTGTCCTTCACTGATGTTGCCTTGTGCACCACCACTGTACCCAATATGCTCTGCATATTCTGGTTCGACCTCAAGGAGATTGACTTTAATGCCTGCCTAGTCCAGATGTTTTTTGTACACATGTTGACTGGGATGGAGTCTGGGGTGCTCATGCTCATGGCACtggaccgctatgtggccatctgttacCCCTTGCATTATGCCACCATCCTCACCAACCCTGTCATCACCAAGGCTGGTCTTGCCACCTTTCTGAGGAGTGTGATGCTCATCATGCCATTTACCTTCCTCACCAAGCACCTACCCTACTGCCGGGGCAACTTCATTCCTCACACTTATTGTGACCACATGTCTGTGGCCAAACTGTCTTGTGGCAATTACAAGGCCAATGCTATTTATGGTCTCTTGGCAGCTCTCCTGATTGGGGGTTTTGATATGTTTTGTATCTCAGTGTCTTACACGATGATCCTGAGGACGGTGGTGAGTTTGTCATCTGCAGATGCTCGTCACAAGGCCTTCAGCACCTGTACCTCCCACATATGTGCTATTGTCATCACATATGTTCCAGCCTTATTCACTATTTTTACTCACCGTTTTGGGGGACAAAACATTCCCCACCATGTCCATATCATTATTGCTAATCTCTATTTGATGTTGCCTCCTACCCTGAACCCCATTGTTTATGGAGTCAAGACCAAGCAGATCCAGGAAGGAgttatgaaattattttttacgGAGGAAAATGTCTTGATGAAATAATACCAAAATACAAGGGAAGACAAAAAATACTTTAGAGAAAACTCATGAGTGTGAAATTAAACCAAAGATGTCTCATTCCAGAAAGCaagatttattgaatattttatattaacTGGATTTTTTTAGTGGCACTCTATCAATGATAAGAAACAATTAAATAAAAGATGTGCCACCTGTATTAAAGGAGTTCTCTCTTAAAAAGAATTCCACATTAGTGTAATTTCTAGGTTGTTAGGAAGCAATTGTATTGCTTAGGCTGCTAATATATTTTGCATGTCAAAC comes from Elephas maximus indicus isolate mEleMax1 chromosome 7, mEleMax1 primary haplotype, whole genome shotgun sequence and encodes:
- the LOC126079005 gene encoding olfactory receptor 52N2-like is translated as MSGANSSSLTPGFFILNGVPGLEAAHIWISLPFCFMYIIAVVGNCGLIYLISHEEALHRPMYYFLALLSFTDVALCTTTVPNMLCIFWFDLKEIDFNACLVQMFFVHMLTGMESGVLMLMALDRYVAICYPLHYATILTNPVITKAGLATFLRSVMLIMPFTFLTKHLPYCRGNFIPHTYCDHMSVAKLSCGNYKANAIYGLLAALLIGGFDMFCISVSYTMILRTVVSLSSADARHKAFSTCTSHICAIVITYVPALFTIFTHRFGGQNIPHHVHIIIANLYLMLPPTLNPIVYGVKTKQIQEGVMKLFFTEENVLMK